A segment of the Streptomyces sp. XD-27 genome:
GGTCGGATGCTGGACTTCATCGAGTTCGACAGCGACTACGCCCTGGCGAAGACGATCGCGCCGGGCGTCGTCCGGGGCGTCCCGCTGGGCGAGAGCCGGATCCGCAGCACCTACGGCGTCACGGTGGTGGGCATCAAGCGCATGGGCGAGGACTTCACCCACGCCACGGCGGAGACGGTCGTGGAGAAGGGCGACGTGATCATCGTCACCGGGAAGACCGCGGCCGTGGAGACGTTCTCCGCACTCGGCTGAGTGCGGTCACTCGCCGGCGTACTCCAGCCCCAGCATGGCGCACAGATCGCGCAGGCACTCCTCGAAGACCGGGGCCAGGTCCGTATAGGCGAAGTCCAGTTGGCCCAGCACCTCCATGCACAGCAGCCCGTAGAGCCTGATCCAGCAGGACAGGAAGACGTGCAGGGCCTCGGGCGGCAGGCGCCCGTCGGTCGACGACGCGTACGCGCGCAGCTGCCGGCGCAGGGAGGGCGCCAGGTCCGCGAGGTCGGGCGCCGGGAACGGCCGCGCCTCCCACAGGTCCGCGACCTGGTCCAGAAGGACTCGCTCGAACCGCTGCCCGGCCTGATGGCGCGGCGAGTCCGTGTGCCTGTCCGACGCCGGGACGGGGCTGGCGAAGATCCAGCCGAACTCGGCCGGATGGGCCGTCGCCCAGCCCCGCATCGCGCGGCAGGTGGCGAGGAGCCGATGGGCGGGCGAGCCGGAGGCGTGCGCGTCGCGGGCGGCCTCCATCTCCTCGGCGAGTTCCCGGTAGAAGTCCGCGGTCACCGCTCCGACCAGCTCTTCATGGCTGGAGTAGTAGTGGTACAGGGCGGGGCCGCTCATGCCCACCTCCCGGGCGACGGCGTTGATCGTCACCGCCCGGACCCGCGCGTGGTCAGCAGTCCGCGGACGGCCGCGTGGATCTCCGCCAGGGTCGCCCGCCGCACCCGGTCCCGCCGACTCGTGGCCCGCTCGGCCATCCGCTCACTCCCTTTCGCCGCACGACGTTGACAGTCTAGAGCATCTATGTTTGCTTAAT
Coding sequences within it:
- a CDS encoding TetR/AcrR family transcriptional regulator — encoded protein: MTINAVAREVGMSGPALYHYYSSHEELVGAVTADFYRELAEEMEAARDAHASGSPAHRLLATCRAMRGWATAHPAEFGWIFASPVPASDRHTDSPRHQAGQRFERVLLDQVADLWEARPFPAPDLADLAPSLRRQLRAYASSTDGRLPPEALHVFLSCWIRLYGLLCMEVLGQLDFAYTDLAPVFEECLRDLCAMLGLEYAGE